The genomic window AGCGGCGACCTTGCCATTCTTCGTCACGAAGACCGGCTCCTCCTCAACAGCCGCCAGATACTTGGCAAAATTGTTCCGCACTTCTCCCATAGGCGCAATCTTCATCGTTCCAACTCCTCGCAGTATTCCCGCGTTTCATCCTTATGCATGATCCGAAGCACGTCCACCCGCCGCTCTTGCTCGCGAACCGAGTAGAAGACCCGGTAGTCGGCCACCCGAAGGCGGTAGTCGGGTTCACTGACCCCTCGGAGTCGCTTGATACGGCTTCTGCTCTCCTTTGTCGGCTCGTGGGTCAGGTGCTTCTCCATCGCGTCAGCGATCTGCGTTGCGTCGTACTTCCGCAGCCCGTCCAAGTCCTCGATCGCCCCATGCTTGAGGACAATCTCATAAGGACGCATCGCAAAATCCTGCCATGATTATGCTACGTGGTCAAAGGGAAGGGCGACGCTCGGC from Deltaproteobacteria bacterium includes these protein-coding regions:
- a CDS encoding type II toxin-antitoxin system RelE/ParE family toxin, which gives rise to MRPYEIVLKHGAIEDLDGLRKYDATQIADAMEKHLTHEPTKESRSRIKRLRGVSEPDYRLRVADYRVFYSVREQERRVDVLRIMHKDETREYCEELER